CTGCTTGTCATCGGCCGGATCGCCCTGCCCCGGCTGTTCGCCCAGGCTGCGCGAACCAAAAGCCCCGAACTGTTTCTGGCCGCCAGCCTGCTGGTGGTGATCGGCGCCAGCCTGGCCACCGCGGTGGTCGGCCTGTCGCCCATCGTGGGCGCGCTGATCGCAGGCCTTCTGATCGCCGAAACCGAGTATCACGGCGAGATCGAAACGATCATGGAACCGTTCAAGGGCCTGGCCCTTGGCGTGTTCCTGATCACCGTGGGCATGAGCATCGACCTGACGACGATCTGGGACAATCTGGGCCCCATCGCGCTGGCGGTGGTTCTGGTGCTGTCGTTCAAGGCGCTCGTCACCGGCGTGCTGCTGCGCCTGATGGGTGCGCGGCGCGGCACTGCGGCGGAAACGGGTGTGCTGATGGCCAGCCCGTCGGAAACGACCCTGATCGTGCTGACCGCCGCCAGCTCGGCGCTGCTGATTCAGCCGGGTACGGCACAGTTCTGGCAGATCGTGACCGCCATCGGGCTGACCATTACCCCGATACTCGCCAAGCTGGGGCGCGCAATCGCCCGCCGGGTGGACGGGGTGCCCGACGTTTCGCCCGAACCCGATGGGGAGGCGCGCGTGATCATCGTCGGCGCCGGACGAGTCGGCCGGCTGGTTGCCGAAATGCTCAAAGTGCACGGGAAGCGGTACATCGCGCTCGATTCCGATTCCGATCTGATCGCCCGGGCAAAACGCGAAGGGTATTACGCCATTTTCGCCGACGCGGCGCGGCGCGACACGCTCCAGCGGCTGGACCTTGGAAACGCGCTGGCGCTGGTGCTGACGATGGACGAACCCGTTCTGGCACAACGGCTGGTGGCGAAAGTGCGCAAGCAATATCCTGACTTGCTGATCGTCGCGCGCGCGCGCGATTCGATCCACGCTGCCGAACTGTATCGCGCCGGCGCCAGCCATGCCGTGCCGGAAACGCTGGAAAGCTCGCTGCAATTGTCCGAAGCGGTGCTGGCCGACATCGGCGTGGCGATGGGGCCGGTGATCGCATCCATCCACGAAAAGCGCGACGAACTGCGCGAGCAGATCCAGAAAGACGGCGCATTGGAACGCAAGCCGAAGCTGCGCACCGGATCAGTCGAGGCGACCTAGCACTGCGATGCACGCGCGGACCTTCTGCCCCTGCCGATCGTTGGTAGGGCAAAAGGAGATTTCGCATGAGCGACCAGGACCCGACCAAACCGATCCCGAATGACGAGAAGTTCAAGCCGCAGAACGTCAGCGGCAGTGACAAGTCCGGCCAGGGACGCGACGCCGACCGCCCGGCAGATACCGGCGGCCGCGATCTGCCGCGCGGGAGCGAACCCGAAACGCGCAATTCCAGCAACTTGCGCCGGTAAAGGCCGCTCGCCCGACGCCGTGACCAGCCCCGGCACCAAAGCCGGGCCAGGGCGCTGGATCAGGCCGAAACGGTATCCTCGATGGCGGCGCGGACTGCGGCAATCGCCGTGCCCGCTGCCGCTCCGTCGGGGCCGCCGCCCTGGGCCATGTCGGGACGGCCACCGCCGCCCTTCCCGCCCAGCGCCTCGACCCCGCGGCGCACGAGTGCGATCGCGTCGTAACGATCCGTCAGATCGTCGGTTACCGCGACGGCGATTGCCGCGCGCCCGCCGTTGACCGCAACCGCCGCGGCAATGCCCGATCCCAAGCGCTTCTTCGCTTCATCGAGAAGGCCGCGCAATTCCTTGGCGTCGAGCCCGTCGAGCACCTGCCCCGAAAACTTGACGCCGGCGACCTCTTCTTCGGCCGCACCCTGCGCGGGCGCACCCGCACCGCCGCCGCCGCCGAGCGCGATCTGTTTGCGCGCTTCGGCCAGTTCGCGTTCGAGCCGCTTGCGTTCGTCGACCAGTGCGGCAACCCGCGCCTCGACTTCATCGGGCGCGGACTTGAGCGTTCCGGCAACCGATTTCAGCGCCTCCTCGCGGCCCACCAGCCACTGGCGTGCCGCCTCACCGGTCAGCGCCTCTATCCGGCGCACACCGGATGACACCGCGCTTTCGGAAACGATGCGGAACAGGCCGATGTCGCCGGTAGCGCGAACATGGGTGCCGCCACACAGTTCCACCGAGTAAGTCCGGTCCTGCCCGTCGTCGCCCCGGGCCTGGCGGCCCATCGACAGGACGCGCACTTCATCACCATACTTCTCGCCGAACAGCGCGAGAGCGCCCGCTTCGACCGCTTCATCCGGGCTCATAAGCCGGGTCTGAACCGTTTCGTTGGCGCGGATTTCCGCGTTCACTTCAGCCTCGATCGCCGCGATGTCTTCAGCGCTGAGCGGACGCGGGTGGGAGAAATCGAACCGGAAGCGCTCGGCGGCGACCAGCGAACCCTTCTGCGTGACGTGGCTGCCCAGGCGGTTGCGCAGGGCGGCGTGGACGAGGTGAGTCGCCGAATGGTTGGCGCGGATGCGATCGCGCCGTTCGGCATCGACCGTCATGTGCACACTGTCGCCCACGGCGACCGCGCCGCTTTCGACCCGCCCGTGGTGGGCGTGGAGCCGGCCAAGCGGCTTCGAGGTGTCGGACACCGCGATCTTCAGCCCTTCGGGCGTGAAGATGGTGCCAGCATCGCCCGACTGGCCGCCGCTTTCGCCATAGAACGGGGTCTGGTTGGTGAGGACGATCACATCCTCACCCGCTTTCGCGCTGATGACTTCGGCGCCGTCGCGCACGATCGCGACCACCTGGCCTTCGCCCTCGGTCGCCGAATAGCCGGTGAATTCGGTGCTGCCCTCCCGCTCGGCAATGTCGAACCACAGCTCGCCATCGGCGGCTTCGCCCGATCCCTTCCAGGCGGCGCGGGCAGCGGCCTTCTGCCGCTCCATCGCGGCTTCGAAACCTGCGCGATCCACGCCGATGCCGCGCGCGCGCAGCGCATCTTCGGTCAGATCGTAGGGGAAACCATACGTATCGTAGAGCTTGAACGCGGTTTCGCCTTCCAGCTCCCCACCCTCGCCCATCGCGGCGGTTTCTTCGTCGAGCAAGCGCAGACCCTTTTCCAGCGTGCGGCGGAACTGGGTTTCTTCACGCTCCAGCACTTCCTCGATCAGGGCCTGGCCGCGCTGCAGCTCGGGGTAGGCCTGGCCCATTTCGGTCACCAGTGCGGGGACGAGGCGGTGCATCAGCGGCTGATCGGCACCCAGCAGATGCGCGTGGCGCATGGCGCGGCGCATGATCCGGCGCAGGACATAGCCGCGCCCTTCGTTCGACGGCAGGACGCCGTCGGCCATCAGAAAACCGCTCGACCGCAGGTGGTCGGCAATCACCCGATGGCTCGCACGACTGTCGCCCTGGGCGGCAACGCCGGTCAGGCTTTCGCTGGCGGCGATCAGTTCGCGGAAAGTGTCGGTATCGTAATTGTCGTGGACGCCCTGCATGACCGCGGCGATCCGTTCCAGCCCCATGCCGGTGTCGATGCTGGGTTTGGGCAGATCGGCACGGGTTCCGTCGGCCGACTGCTCGAACTGCATGAAGACGAGGTTCCAGATCTCGATGAACCGGTCCCCGTCCTCGTCCGGCGATCCGGGCGGGCCGCCGGGGATGTGGTCGCCGTGGTCGTAGAACACTTCGCTGCACGGGCCACAGGGGCCGGTTTCGCCCATCGACCAGAAATTGTCGCTGGTGGCGATGCGGATGATCCGTTCTTCCGGCAGGCCGGAAATCTTGCGCCAGAGATCGAACGCCTCGTCATCGGTATGGAAAACCGTGGCCGTCAGCCGATCGGCGGACAGACCCCATTCCTTCGTCAGCAGGGTCCAGGCGTTTTCGATCGCCTGTTCCTTGAAATAATCGCCGAACGAGAAATTGCCCAGCATCTCGAAGAACGTGTGATGGCGCGCGGTATAGCCGACGTTGTCGAGATCGTTGTGCTTGCCCCCAGCCCGAACGCACTTCTGGCTGCTCACCGCGGTTGGCCCCGGCGGCGCTTCCAGCCCGGTAAAGACGTTCTTGAACGGCACCATCCCCGCGTTGACGAACATCAGCGTCGGGTCGTTGTAAGGCACCAGCGGCGCGCTGGGCACCGGGGTGTGGCCGTGGCCGGCGAAATAGTCGATGAAGGACCGGCGTATATCGTTGGTCGAAGTCATGCCAGCGCAGTTAGTTGCTGGCGCACCGCGGGACAAGCGGATTAAGCCCGGCGGTCCCCGGCCGAGTGCCCGAATGCGGCACTCAGGCAGGGACGCAGCGGCTATGCAGGTGCTTGCGCGCGGACCAGCCAGGCCGCGCCGCCGAACGCGATGCGGCCGTCTTCGACCCGTTCTGCCAGAAAGGCGCGCAGCCGTGCGATGTAATCCTCACGCGTCGGCGGGTCCATCTGCGCCGCGGCCCGCGCGGCCGGGCCGATGACCAGGAAGTAGGACAGCGCATCTTCCACCGGATCGCTCCCCTCCCCCGCAATATAAGGAAAATCGACCGGCTCGAACGTCGGATCGCGCCAGCTCGCGCGGGTGAGGATATCGCGCACATAGTCGGGATCGGCAAAGGCGAACGGGCCGGGCTGGCCGGGCGGCGGCGGTGCACCCGCTCCGCCAGGGGAGAGCGACGCGAGACCGCTTGCCCAGGTATTTTCAGCCGCAGAACGGAAGCAGCTGAACACGAGATTCGCGTTCGGCGCCGCTATTTCGGCGAGATGGGTGAAGGCGGCCACCGGGTCGGCGAAGAACATCACCCCGTGGCGCGATACCAGAAGATCGGGCGCGAACCCCGCGCGCGACCACTGCGCCGCATCGCCCGTTTCGAACGCGACGTTCGCCGCGTTTTCGCTGCGGCTTCTCGCCACTGCCAGCAATTCCGCACTGACATCGACGCCGACGACTTGCGTGTCCGGCCGGCGGGATGCGAGTGCCAGCGATATCTCGCCCGCACCGCAACCGATGTCGAGCACGCGGCTGTGAGGGCGGGCGGCGGCGGCATCGAGCAACTGCCGGGTAAGTGCGGAAAAGCTGCGATCGGTACGCCGCCATTCGTCTGCCCAACTGCGCCCGGCGCGCCCTTCCCATTCGAATTTTTCGGTCATGTCTCTGCACCTGCTCCTGCATGAGGGAGGAGCGGCGCGATCTGGCCCGCAGCGCCCGCCATCCCGGTCAATCGAACAGCCGGATCGCTAACGCGCCGGGCGCATCGGCGCAAAAGAAAAGCCGGCGCGGGTCAAACTGTGACACACACGCCGGCTTTCCGTTTTCCCGGGTGCAATGCGCACCCGCTTGAGGCGATGGATCAATCGTCCGCGTCCGGACCCGTCATCATCTCCTCGGCGACTTCGTCGGTCCGGCCGCGGATCGCGGCTTCCAACCTGTCGCAAACTTCTGGATTGTCCTTGAGATACTGCTTGGCGTTTTCGCGGCCCTGCCCGATGCGGATCGAATCGTAACTGAACCAGCTACCCGATTTCTCCACGATCCCGGCCTTGACCCCGAGATCGAGGATCTCGCCAATCTTCGAAATGCCCTGGCCATACATGATATCGAATTCGACCTGCTTGAACGGCGGAGCGACCTTGTTCTTGACCACTTTCACCCGAGTCGAATTGCCGACGATCTCGTCGCGATCCTTGATCTGACCGGTGCGGCGAATGTCGAGCCGCACGCTAGCGTAGAACTTCAGCGCATTGCCGCCGGTGGTGGTTTCAGGATTGCCGTACATCACGCCGATCTTCATCCGCAGCTGGTTGATGAAGATCACCATTGTCTTCGATCGGCTGATCGAACCGGTCAGCTTGCGCAGCGATTGCGACATCAGCCGGGCCTGCAGGCCGACATGGCTATCGCCCATCTCGCCTTCGATTTCCGCCCGGGGAACCAGCGCAGCAACCGAATCGACCACCAGCACGTCAATCGCATTTGAGCGCACCAGCGTATCGGTGATTTCCAGCGCCTGTTCGCCCGTATCGGGCTGCGAGACGATCAGTTCTTCGATGTCGACGCCCAGCTTCTTGGCATAGACCGGATCGAGCGCGTGTTCGGCATCGACGAAAGCGGCGGTGCCGCCGTTCTTCTGCGCTTCGGCGATGACATGCAGCGCCAGCGTGGTCTTGCCCGAGCTTTCCGGCCCATAGACTTCGATCACGCGGCCTTTCGGCAGGCCGCCAACGCCCAGCGCGATATCGAGGCCAAGCGATCCGGTGGAAATCGCTTCCACCTGCATCGCTTCCTTCTGGCCCAGTTTCATCGCCGAGCCTTTGCCGAACGCACGATCGATCTGCGCGAGCGCGGCATCGAGTGCCTTTTGACGGTCCACGTTGCTTTCCTTCTCAACCAGCTTCAGTTCCGCCGCCATCGCATGGCCTCCTTCGCTTGCCTAGGGCTTCGATCCCGTTATCGACCGGAGCCCATTGTATTCGATTTGTTCCACCAGAACAAGTGCGGAACAAATCTTTTTTTCGGCAGAGAGGAAATTAACGCAAATTCAGCTATTTACGTGGATTCACTGGTCGGAAGAACGCACACGCCAGCGGATTTTCCGATCCGAATTGGCGGGAATTGTGGTTTCGATCTCGCGCATACCGTCGCGGACGCTGCCGGTGCCCCTGCCGCGCACGTCCCAGTACGCGCTCCACCCCAGCGCGATCCGCACGGTGACCGGCGTCGGCAGGGCGTTGGTGATTTCGGCTTCCATCCTGTTCCACTTGCGCGGCTTTTCATCCGGGTCATGCTTGCTCGTGCGGCGACAGGCGGCCTGGACCTGCGGGCTGGTGCCGAGCGCGATTTCCACGTCCTGCCCTTCCGCATGATCGCGCAGGTTTTCCTCCCCGACCAGCAAGGGCCCGTACGAAGACGGTTCGAAGATCGCCACTCCGCCCGAAGGCAGGGCAACGCCCAGGCCATGTTCTTCATCGTTCACCGTTTCCAGCATTCGCGCGGCGGGCCGGAAGCCTTCGGCCGACTGACCGGGAGGGCAGCCGATCTCGTAAACGAGACGACCGTCGATCCGCTCCTTGCGCAGGAACGCCACCTGTTTCAGCCCCTTGGCTGCAACGGTGATCGGTTCGGGGACGCGGTAGAGCTTGAGATCGCCCAGTTCCTCTTCCCCTGCCATAACCGGCGCGACTTCCGCGCGCTTCGCCGCGGTTACTTCGATTGCCGCATCGTCCATCCGCGCCATCATCGGTGCGGGTGGCGGTGGAGGTGGGGGCCCGGGCGCATATGCCTGCCTGGCGCGATACCGTATCGGCGACCCGCTGGCCGTGCTGCCCAGCGGATAGCAGGTCAGGCGCAACCGCTCCGCCTGAGGCGGGGCGGCCAGCGCCTCGAAATCGCTTTCGACGTTGAGCGTGCCCGCCACTGCCATCAGCTCGGCATCGGGGAAGCTCTGCCCGTTATCGTTGAGCAGTGTGAGCCACGAGGTGAGCGCGAGATCCACGCCGCCCTGCCCGTCACCCTGCCCCAGAGTGGCGACGTAATTCGCCTGCCAGTCGAACCCCCAGGCGAGATAAGTCAGCACCACGCGATAGGTTCCGCCGCTGGCATCGCGCGTGTCGATCGAGAACACCGGCTGGGCGGAAAGCCCGGTCGGCACGCGGTCGAACGTCAGCGTTTCGGGCAAGCCGGCGCAACGCACCGCCTCGAACCCCTCGCCCGTTTGCAGGACCAGGCCGCCGTCGGCACGGGTCCGCACGATGGCCTGTTCGCTCCGCGCCCGTCCGGTTGCGGGATTGGTGCGGGTGATCGTAACCCGGTTTCCCAGCATTCCGTTGACCAGCGCACCGGGCGAAAGCAGTTCCGCGTTGCGGTTTTTCTCGATCGTTCCGCCGGGCAGACCGGTGACGATCGCGCTGACCGCGACCATCCCTTCGGCCACCCCTTCGAACCGCACCGTGCTTTCCCCCGGCGGCAGCGTGACCGTGCGCGTTTCGCTGACCATCGCAAAGCCTTTCGGCCAGTCGCGATCCATTTCCTCGTCCGCATCGCGGCCGGGATCGCGATAGACGGTCACCGCCAGGGCTTCGGGGTCCGAAGCCTCGACCGTCTGGCGCGCGCCGGCCACATCCGGCACGATCGCCAGCGCGAACAGGATCGCGGCCCGCCGCATCGCCGCCGGCCCGCTCAGAACCGCGTTTCGTAAGTTACGCGGAACTCGCGCTTGCCTTCGGCCGGAACGGGTATCGTCCACTTGCGCCGATCCACATTGAGCTGATCGCCCGGCAAATCTTCGCTGACGATGCGGTAATCGTTGCCCCACCAGCCCCGGTCCATCCCGGCCTGGACCAGATCGACCTCTACCGGGGTGCCCTTGGCGTTGGAGAGGGTGTAGCGCATCGTCGTGCGATAGAAGCGCTTGGGCCGTTCGACATCGACCTGTTCGACCACTTCACCGTCACGGATCACCCGATAGCGCGCGCTGCGTTCCCACTCCGACGCGGTGATCGTTTCGCGGCTTTCGACTTCGGCCTGGAGCATGACGTCGAACGCATCGCCGGTCTTCAGGCTCAGCTCGCTGCCCATCGGCGTATGGCCGATCGCATTTTCACCGATGAACTGCGCGTTGCCCTGACTGTCCCGCTGGTAAAAGCGCACGGTGCCGGCCGGCAGAGCATCGCCCAGCCCGCCGTCGCGCGAAGAGGAAAAGGCGATCTCGCTCGATACGTTGACCGGCCTGGAATCGCTCGCCATCCAGCCAACCGTGCGGGCATAGACCTTGCGCGCCGGAACGCCCTGCACGTCGAGGAAGCTGACCTGCTTGGTCTGATTGTTCGCGATCGTGGTGCGCGCGCCGATCGGATAGAGGTAGAAGTCGCCGACCTGTTCGCGCCCTGAATTTTCCGTGCCCGGCCGTACCATGCCACTCCGCGAATTGCGCGCGCTTCCGCGGCCCGGACTGCCGGCGATCAGCAGGGTATCGGCGGAATGGAAAGTCGTCCCGCTGTCGTTGGTCAGCGTGACCCAGCCCTGCATGTCGATCGTGCCGTTCGCCTCGTCATAGAGCGAGACGTAATCCGCCGACCAGCCCAGCCCGCCGGTGAGATAGCGGATCGAGGCAGGGCGCGTACCCGCCCGCATACTGTCCACCGTTACCGAAAGCGTGGGCCGCGCGCGCAAGTTGGGCGGCACCCGGTCGAACACGGCGCGCACCGGCAGGCCATCGTCACGCAGCACTTCGATCCTATTGCCGATCCGAACCACCACGCCCCCGGCGGTGGACAGCACCGTTGCCCGCTCGCGCGTTTCGGCCCCCGTCGCGGGATTGGTGCGAACGAGCGTGACGGTCTGGCCTATGGCCTTTTCCATCAGCTTGGTCGGCGTCAGCAGATCGAAATCGAAATTCTGTTCGACGATTGCCGCGCCATCGGCATTGAAGCTGAGCGTTTCGGGGCGAATTTCGGCGGAAACATCGGGAAATTCGATCCGGCTGCGCCCCTGCGCGATCGGCAATTGCCGAACATCCTGCACCAGCGCCTGCCCATTGTTGTAGATGGTGACCGAAACGTCGCCCTGCGCGGTTTCGTCCGTCGCGCCCTGCCCCACTGCCGCGGGGGCGAGGGCAATGAGCGACAGCGCGCTGCAGGCGGCAAAAGTACGAAGCATCGATGCAGTCTCCCTTTGCCAGCTCCGGCATCATCCGGCCGAAGGGCTCCCGCATGCAGGCTAGCCGTCTTCGCCCAACCTGTCAGGCTGAATCTGCGGGCTTTTTCACGCGGCTTTCCGCCAGGACGCGGGCGACTTCGTCGCTGATCTGCTGCACGCTGAATGGCTTGGCAATAAAATGCATATGGGCCACGTCGATCTCGCTGCGCAGATGTTCTTCGGCATAGCCGGACATGAACAGCACCGGCAGATCGGGGCGCACCTTGCGGGCGGCGCGGATCATCGCCGGCCCATCCATGCCGGGCATCACGACATCGGACACGATCAGATCGAACGCACCATCGTTGGCGACTGCGGCCAGCCCTTCCTCGCCGTCGGAAGCGACGGTGACCGTGTAACCGGCGCGCGAGAGTGCACGCTCCGCCACGGCGCGGACCATGTCCTCATCCTCCACCAGCAATATGCGCCCGCCGGCGGACCAGCCGCTGGCGGATGCCGCTTCTTCCCGGACTTCGCGCCGTTCGGGGCCGCGATGGACCGGCAGATAGATGGTGAAGCGGGCACCTTCGGCCATGCCGTCCGGCCCGGTGGTATTATCGGCGAAGATAAAGCCGCCCGATTGCTT
The nucleotide sequence above comes from Pelagerythrobacter marensis. Encoded proteins:
- a CDS encoding cation:proton antiporter → MAGEIAPTPALSDALVILGAAGIVIPVFTRFRITPVIGFILIGLAVGPFGLGKLVYEYPWLGHVTISDPEGLEPFAEFGIILLLFSIGLELSFNRLWQLRKLVFGLGALELLIIGSCLAIALSMMGQYWTGAIGLGLALALSSTAIVLPIAGTHSPVGRAALAMLLFEDIAIVPIIFMLGAMAPNAQAEGWEGLVDTLWQGGLVVVALLVIGRIALPRLFAQAARTKSPELFLAASLLVVIGASLATAVVGLSPIVGALIAGLLIAETEYHGEIETIMEPFKGLALGVFLITVGMSIDLTTIWDNLGPIALAVVLVLSFKALVTGVLLRLMGARRGTAAETGVLMASPSETTLIVLTAASSALLIQPGTAQFWQIVTAIGLTITPILAKLGRAIARRVDGVPDVSPEPDGEARVIIVGAGRVGRLVAEMLKVHGKRYIALDSDSDLIARAKREGYYAIFADAARRDTLQRLDLGNALALVLTMDEPVLAQRLVAKVRKQYPDLLIVARARDSIHAAELYRAGASHAVPETLESSLQLSEAVLADIGVAMGPVIASIHEKRDELREQIQKDGALERKPKLRTGSVEAT
- a CDS encoding DUF4139 domain-containing protein, with amino-acid sequence MRRAAILFALAIVPDVAGARQTVEASDPEALAVTVYRDPGRDADEEMDRDWPKGFAMVSETRTVTLPPGESTVRFEGVAEGMVAVSAIVTGLPGGTIEKNRNAELLSPGALVNGMLGNRVTITRTNPATGRARSEQAIVRTRADGGLVLQTGEGFEAVRCAGLPETLTFDRVPTGLSAQPVFSIDTRDASGGTYRVVLTYLAWGFDWQANYVATLGQGDGQGGVDLALTSWLTLLNDNGQSFPDAELMAVAGTLNVESDFEALAAPPQAERLRLTCYPLGSTASGSPIRYRARQAYAPGPPPPPPPAPMMARMDDAAIEVTAAKRAEVAPVMAGEEELGDLKLYRVPEPITVAAKGLKQVAFLRKERIDGRLVYEIGCPPGQSAEGFRPAARMLETVNDEEHGLGVALPSGGVAIFEPSSYGPLLVGEENLRDHAEGQDVEIALGTSPQVQAACRRTSKHDPDEKPRKWNRMEAEITNALPTPVTVRIALGWSAYWDVRGRGTGSVRDGMREIETTIPANSDRKIRWRVRSSDQ
- the alaS gene encoding alanine--tRNA ligase, which produces MTSTNDIRRSFIDYFAGHGHTPVPSAPLVPYNDPTLMFVNAGMVPFKNVFTGLEAPPGPTAVSSQKCVRAGGKHNDLDNVGYTARHHTFFEMLGNFSFGDYFKEQAIENAWTLLTKEWGLSADRLTATVFHTDDEAFDLWRKISGLPEERIIRIATSDNFWSMGETGPCGPCSEVFYDHGDHIPGGPPGSPDEDGDRFIEIWNLVFMQFEQSADGTRADLPKPSIDTGMGLERIAAVMQGVHDNYDTDTFRELIAASESLTGVAAQGDSRASHRVIADHLRSSGFLMADGVLPSNEGRGYVLRRIMRRAMRHAHLLGADQPLMHRLVPALVTEMGQAYPELQRGQALIEEVLEREETQFRRTLEKGLRLLDEETAAMGEGGELEGETAFKLYDTYGFPYDLTEDALRARGIGVDRAGFEAAMERQKAAARAAWKGSGEAADGELWFDIAEREGSTEFTGYSATEGEGQVVAIVRDGAEVISAKAGEDVIVLTNQTPFYGESGGQSGDAGTIFTPEGLKIAVSDTSKPLGRLHAHHGRVESGAVAVGDSVHMTVDAERRDRIRANHSATHLVHAALRNRLGSHVTQKGSLVAAERFRFDFSHPRPLSAEDIAAIEAEVNAEIRANETVQTRLMSPDEAVEAGALALFGEKYGDEVRVLSMGRQARGDDGQDRTYSVELCGGTHVRATGDIGLFRIVSESAVSSGVRRIEALTGEAARQWLVGREEALKSVAGTLKSAPDEVEARVAALVDERKRLERELAEARKQIALGGGGGAGAPAQGAAEEEVAGVKFSGQVLDGLDAKELRGLLDEAKKRLGSGIAAAVAVNGGRAAIAVAVTDDLTDRYDAIALVRRGVEALGGKGGGGRPDMAQGGGPDGAAAGTAIAAVRAAIEDTVSA
- a CDS encoding class I SAM-dependent methyltransferase translates to MTEKFEWEGRAGRSWADEWRRTDRSFSALTRQLLDAAAARPHSRVLDIGCGAGEISLALASRRPDTQVVGVDVSAELLAVARSRSENAANVAFETGDAAQWSRAGFAPDLLVSRHGVMFFADPVAAFTHLAEIAAPNANLVFSCFRSAAENTWASGLASLSPGGAGAPPPPGQPGPFAFADPDYVRDILTRASWRDPTFEPVDFPYIAGEGSDPVEDALSYFLVIGPAARAAAQMDPPTREDYIARLRAFLAERVEDGRIAFGGAAWLVRAQAPA
- a CDS encoding DUF4139 domain-containing protein, producing the protein MLRTFAACSALSLIALAPAAVGQGATDETAQGDVSVTIYNNGQALVQDVRQLPIAQGRSRIEFPDVSAEIRPETLSFNADGAAIVEQNFDFDLLTPTKLMEKAIGQTVTLVRTNPATGAETRERATVLSTAGGVVVRIGNRIEVLRDDGLPVRAVFDRVPPNLRARPTLSVTVDSMRAGTRPASIRYLTGGLGWSADYVSLYDEANGTIDMQGWVTLTNDSGTTFHSADTLLIAGSPGRGSARNSRSGMVRPGTENSGREQVGDFYLYPIGARTTIANNQTKQVSFLDVQGVPARKVYARTVGWMASDSRPVNVSSEIAFSSSRDGGLGDALPAGTVRFYQRDSQGNAQFIGENAIGHTPMGSELSLKTGDAFDVMLQAEVESRETITASEWERSARYRVIRDGEVVEQVDVERPKRFYRTTMRYTLSNAKGTPVEVDLVQAGMDRGWWGNDYRIVSEDLPGDQLNVDRRKWTIPVPAEGKREFRVTYETRF
- the recA gene encoding recombinase RecA; the protein is MAAELKLVEKESNVDRQKALDAALAQIDRAFGKGSAMKLGQKEAMQVEAISTGSLGLDIALGVGGLPKGRVIEVYGPESSGKTTLALHVIAEAQKNGGTAAFVDAEHALDPVYAKKLGVDIEELIVSQPDTGEQALEITDTLVRSNAIDVLVVDSVAALVPRAEIEGEMGDSHVGLQARLMSQSLRKLTGSISRSKTMVIFINQLRMKIGVMYGNPETTTGGNALKFYASVRLDIRRTGQIKDRDEIVGNSTRVKVVKNKVAPPFKQVEFDIMYGQGISKIGEILDLGVKAGIVEKSGSWFSYDSIRIGQGRENAKQYLKDNPEVCDRLEAAIRGRTDEVAEEMMTGPDADD